Proteins encoded by one window of Sardina pilchardus chromosome 7, fSarPil1.1, whole genome shotgun sequence:
- the smpd2a gene encoding sphingomyelin phosphodiesterase 2a — protein MSAQRSVKLRLFSLNCWGIRYLSRHCSQRYQMIAELLDREQHDIALLQEVWSETDYLYLKRTLATSHPFTHYFRSGVIGSGLAVFSKHRIQDALLYQYSLNGYPYMIHHGDWFGGKAVGLVILNVCGMRAHIYVTHLHAEYCRMNDTYLPHRTVQAWELLNFIRHTSADADLVILGGDLNMHPQDLGMRLLRAHSGLRDCYMETDTFDGCEDGITLIADNTFTKKKDLLPFEKGIRIDYILMKGSNSVCLKCESMSTTKGSVPGKPFPYSDHESLTSELLVQHTEGMDRTRERHNDSSDTGAPVRELVEVVSEARGVVKEGFRQTERLQLMAMCLLAVGLAFLLLPATTLPWLSHHSHCVVSYSLLGLLGALGLAMVAAGALLYVLFTAQLKALRGTEASMKLVSANLQERDGGCLTEEIGDGDGDEEEEEAEAGIMPSTPPHSPHGDARSQQPTPLDCEE, from the exons GGGAATCCGCTACCTCAGTCGCCACTGTTCTCAGCGCTACCAGATGATTGCCGAGCTGCTGGACAGAGAGCAGCATGACATCGCACTGTTACAGGAG GTGTGGAGCGAAACAGACTACCTCTACTTAAAAAGAACACTGGCTACCTCTCATCCTTTCACCCACTACTTCAGAAG tGGAGTCATTGGCAGTGGACTGGCCGTGTTTTCTAAGCACAGGATTCAGGATGCCCTGCTCTACCAATACTCTCTGAACGGCTATCCGTACATG ATTCACCATGGTGACTGGTTCGGAGGCAAAGCAGTGGGCCTGGTTATTCTGAATGTCTGTGGAATGAGAGCCCACATCTATGTCACACAT TTGCATGCTGAGTACTGTAGGATGAACGACACCTACCTTCCCCATAGGACAGTGCAGGCTTGGGAGCTGCTCAACTTCATCCG TCATACATCTGCTGATGCTGACTTGGTGATTTTGGGGGGAGACTTGAACATGCACCCTCAGGACTTGGGCATGCGTCTCCTCAGGGCTCACTCAGGACTCAGGGACTGCTACATGGAGACGGACACCTTTGAC GGTTGTGAAGATGGCATTACACTTATCGCTGATAACACCTtcacaaaaaagaaagatttgcttCCTTTTGAGAAAGGGATTCGCATCGACTACATTCTAATGAAG GGCTCAAACAGTGTCTGTCTGAAATGTGAGTCCATGTCAACCACCAAGGGTTCAGTCCCTGGCAAGCCGTTCCCTTACTCTGACCACGAGTCCCTGACCTCTGAGCTCCTCGTCCAGCACACTGAGGGGATGGACAGAACCAGGGAGAGGCACAACGACTCCTCAGACACAG GTGCCCCCGTGCGCgagctggtggaggtggtgagcGAGGCGCGCGGCGTGGTCAAGGAGGGCTTCCGGCAGACGGAGCGGCTGCAGCTGATGGCCATGTGCCTGCTGGCCGTGGGCCTGGCCTTCCTGCTGCTGCCCGCCACCACGCTGCCCTGGCTCTCGCACCACAGCCACTGCGTGGTGTCCTACTCCCTGCTGGGCCTGCTGGGCGCGCTGGGCCTGGCCATGGTGGCGGCCGGCGCCCTGCTCTACGTGCTCTTCACCGCCCAGCTCAAGGCCCTGCGCGGGACCGAGGCCAGCATGAAGCTGGTCAGCGCCAACCTCCAGGAGAGGGACGGAGGCTGTCTGACGGAGGAGATCGGCGACGGCGAtggcgacgaggaggaggaggaggcagaggcggGAATCATGCCGTCGACGCCGCCACATTCGCCACACGGAGACGCGAGGTCCCAGCAGCCCACCCCATTGGACTGTGAGGAGTGA
- the LOC134087812 gene encoding plakophilin-1 — MAVEPLRSARSFGNSEDTSLALPSDDKLRTGQQRVLDQVHTIKRSKSKQLKNGSLSPTSPVTHAAESESVSFRFSPSGTINGSIFGRSNSSTVASRNRTVVQQKSRTLSGRSRRQHSSSSQWEQHIQSSNWPQPPMPTASNGIKPSVSVPTLAPANVVKRPTGQSSTRQARNSVHSMTNEAAISQAVSNKTIITTSTVQNHSAARPPSNPGQVETKISVVAKAKTEPNPLSAMPDMTMQEAVEYLSKEEGNYQLWGASFIQHSTFKEDKSKHEVLQLQGIPPLVALLRHSNSQVKQTAAAALRNLVFKNSNNKLEVVRCEGIEEALVLLKETNSAFTQKQLTGLLWNLSSADALKPPLIKTALPVLTDTIVVPYTCWSETSASNNGDPEVFHSATGCLRNLSCASKGERQAMRDCDGLIDALVSYVQSCVTVDNADEMSVENCVCILHNLTYQLETEAPEQFNACNESSATRAAADKKSQTIGCFSPKSKKIQNTFNSPLMKEEESDPKGLGLLYHSKTIQTYLSLLGSSQKDATLEACCGAMQNLTANKGPVSSHMSQTIVQKLCGLPNISPSLQSPNPSLQKTAMSLIGNLSRTTSLHSSIARPILPQLALLLSADPKELGNSDDTVMTACNTMRTLVMSEPDVGKKVVNTTLVQSLSELSENRKFPKASKAAAVLLHSLWDEKEIQSLLKKLGENKNTFVNEVTTAAHRSIQIIE, encoded by the exons ATGGCTGTTGAGCCGTTGCGTTCGGCGAGGTCTTTTGGAAACAGCGAGGATACATCTCTCGCCCTGCCATCAGATGACAAATTACGCACGGGACAACAACGTGTACTAGATCAAGTTCACACTATAAAGAGGAGCAAGTCGAAACAACTTAAAAACGGATCACTCTCACCCACGA GTCCAGTAACACACGCAGCAGAATCAGAGTCTGTGTCCTTCAGGTTCTCACCCTCAGGAACCATAAATGGCAGTATCTTTGGAAGGAGCAACTCATCTACTGTGGCCAGCCGCAATAGAACG GTCGTCCAGCAGAAGAGCCGCACCCTTTCTGGAAGGTCCAGGAGACAGCACTCCAGCTCCAGCCAATGGGAGCAGCACATCCAGTCCTCCAACTGGCCCCAACCTCCCATGCCGACGGCAAGCAATGGTATCAAGCCCAGCGTCAGTGTCCCGACACTGGCGCCCGCCAACGTCGTGAAGCGGCCCACCGGGCAGTCCTCCACAAGGCAGGCACGGAACAGCGTCCATTCCATGACCAACGAGGCGGCAATCAGTCAAGCGGTCAGCAACAAGACGATCATCACCACCAGCACCGTACAGAACCACTCTGCGGCGCGGCCGCCATCGAACCCGGGCCAGGTGGAGACCAAGATATCTGTCGTGGCCAAGGCCAAAACTGA GCCGAACCCTCTCAGCGCTATGCCCGACATGACAATGCAAGAGGCAGTGGAGTATCTCTCAAAAGAAGAGGGGAATTATCAGCTGTGGGGAGCATCCTTCATCCAGCATAGCACCTTTAAAGAGGACAAGTCCAAGCACGAG GTCCTGCAGCTTCAAGGGATACCTCCCCTGGTGGCTCTGCTACGGCACTCCAACTCTCAGGTGAAGCAGACTGCGGCCGCCGCCCTGAGGAACCTGGTGTTCAAGAACAGCAACAACAAGCTGGAGGTGGTCCGCTGTGAGGGCATCGAGGAGGCTCTGGTCCTACTCAAGGAGACCAACTCTGCCTTCACTCAGAAGCAGCTAACAG gCCTTCTGTGGAACCTGTCGTCAGCAGACGCACTGAAGCCCCCTCTCATCAAAACAGCTCTCCCGGTTCTGACGGACACCATTGTGGTGCCCTACACGTGCTGGTCAGAAACCAGCGCCAGTAACAATGGCGACCCCGAGGTGTTCCACAGTGCCACCGGCTGTCTGCG CAACTTGAGCTGTGCCAGTAAGGGGGAGAGGCAGGCAATGCGGGACTGTGACGGACTTATCGACGCCCTTGTCTCATACGTGCAGTCCTGTGTGACTGTTGACAATGCAGATGAAATG TCGGTGGAGAACTGCGTGTGCATCCTGCACAATTTGACATACCAGCTAGAGACAGAGGCCCCAGAACAGTTCAATGCGTGTAACGAATCCTCTGCAACGAGAGCCGCTGCCGACAAAAAGTCCCAAACTATCGGCTGCTTCAGTCCCAAAAGCAAAAAGATACAG AACACCTTTAACTCTCCTCtgatgaaggaggaggagagcgaccCAAAAGGCCTGGGTTTGCTCTACCACTCCAAGACCATCCAGACGTACCTGTCCCTGTTGGGCTCCAGTCAAAAAGATGCTACACTGGAGGCCTGCTGTGGCGCAATGCAAAACCTCACTGCCAACAAGGGCCCT GTGTCTAGCCACATGAGTCAAACCATAGTGCAGAAGCTGTGTGGCTTGCCGAACATCTCCCCTTCACTCCAGTCCCCTAACCCCAGCCTGCAGAAAACCGCCATGTCCCTGATTGGCAACCTCAGCAGAACCACATCACTACACAGCAGTATTG cacGGCCTATCCTTCCCCAGCTTGCCTTGCTGCTGTCAGCTGACCCTAAAGAACTGGGCAACTCTGACGACACAGTGATGACTGCGTGCAACACCATGCGCACACTTGTGATGTCCGAGCCTGATGTGGGCAAGAAGGTGGTGAACACTACCCTGGTGCAATCTCTCAGTGAACTGAGTGAGAACAG GAAGTTCCCAAAGGCTAGCAAAGCTGCAGCCGTTCTGCTGCACAGCTTGTGGGATGAGAAGGAAATCCAGAGCCTCCTGAAAAAA CTAGGGGAGAACAAGAACACATTTGTGAACGAAGTCACAACAGCTGCCCACAGGTCAATTCAGATTATTGAATGA